Within the Verrucomicrobia bacterium CG1_02_43_26 genome, the region TTTGAGCTCAACGGCAACATCATGATGCAGTTTAACGCGCGCTACATGTTGACCCAAATTCTTGATAGGATTGGGCAAAGAAAGAGCCTTTTTGTTAATCTCAATACCCGCTTCAGCGATTTTATCGAGCAACATAGTTGTCGTAACTGCGCCAAACATTTTACCGTTTTCGCCTGTTTTAACAGCGATTGCGAAACTAAGCTTTTCGATTTTGCCACCAATTTCCTTAGCGTCTTGAAGCTCT harbors:
- a CDS encoding 50S ribosomal protein L9; the protein is MAKSEVLLIAPVERLGHEGDVVSVALGYARNCLIPQNKAIPVTHANKKRIDALIKAREDRLSKELQDAKEIGGKIEKLSFAIAVKTGENGKMFGAVTTTMLLDKIAEAGIEINKKALSLPNPIKNLGQHVARVKLHHDVAVELKFEVVSENPIEG